Within Capra hircus breed San Clemente chromosome 7, ASM170441v1, whole genome shotgun sequence, the genomic segment CGTCAGTGCTACTGGGGCCTCCTCTCTGGTGCAGCCCCAGCCGCGAGGGCCCCCTGGCCAGCCCGCCTTCCCAGGATGAGCGCTTCCCCTCCCAGCAGCTGCCGCCCCGACCAGCACACCTCCCCGTAGAGGAGCGCCGAGCCTCGGCTCCTGCCGGCGGGAGCCCCCGAATGCTGCACCCAGCCTCCCAGCAGAGCCCGTTCATGGTTGATCTCCACGAGCAGGTAGGCAGAACCCCCAACCCCGCACTCCGCCTTGCCGCCCTGGCCTCTGGCAAGTCAGGCCAAGGAGCAGAGGAGCAATACCCTGACTTCACCTTGCTGAACTCATTGCTCCGTTCGGGGAGGCATCTTTAGCCCTGGTGTACAGGTTGGTACATTGAagcccagagaagggaaggacCTTCCCTGGGGCCACACAGTGGATGAGTGATAGAGCTATAAAGCCCCTCCTGGGTTCCCAGAGGACTCTCtggggattggggcaggaggtggcAGCTGGGTCTACTGTGGGTAGGCCCCAGctagagaaggggagagagctgGCCCAGCGGGACTGTCTCAGCTCGGGGCCAGCCGAGTGGCCTCCCCACAGTTCTGGGTCTCTCTTCTGCAGGTGCACCAGGGACCTGTCCCTCTGTCCTACACAGTCACTACGGTGACCACCCAAGGCTTCCCCTTGCCTACAGGCCAGCACATCCCTGGCTGCAGCACTCAGCAGCTCCCAGCATGCTCCGTGATGTTCAGTGGGCAGCACTACCCGCTCTGCTGCCTCCCGCCCCCGGTGAGTGAGCACCcgcccaggcctcctggtccgTCTCTAGCTAAAGGCCTCGGGCTTGGGCCTGTAGCAAAACTGAGCTGCACTTAACGGCCCTTAGCCAGGCTGTCTGAATACCCTGGGCTCCAGGCCACAGCCTTGTCCAGAAAAGTGTATGTGTACTCATGTCCAGTGGAAGGGCATTGCAGAGCTCAGGGCTGGCCCTGCATCCCAGGGCCTGCTGTATGGTCTGGAGGAGTCACTGTGGGCCTTCAGAGCAAGATGTCCTGCCTGGGAGGCCTAGGCCAGGGCCAGATGGTCCAGAGGACTTCTCGCTGGGTGGAATTGGCCCTGGCCCTGGTCCCACAAACCTAAGACCCAACCCAGAGCCCAGAAGAATGTTCTCCAGCCTCTGCCCCCTTTCTCAGCAGCTGATCCAGGCATGTACCATGCAGCAGCTCCCTGTGCCGTATCAGGCCTACCCCCACCTCATCTCCAGTGACCACTACATCCTGCACCCCCCGCCGCCAGCCCCACACCCCCAGCCCGCTCACATGGCGCCTCTTGGGCAGTTTGTGTCCCTGCAGACACAGCACCCACGCATGGTGAGTCCCGGCAACGGGTCTGATGCTACAGGGAATGGTGGGTGGGGCGGGGCCCAGGGGACTCCCCTCGTCACTGACTCTGCCAAACCCCACCTCCCCCCCGCCCGCAGCCCCTGCAGCGCCTCGACAATGACGTGGATCTCCGGGGGGATCAGCACCCCCTGGGGAGCTTCACCTACTCCACCTCGGCCCCAGGCCCGACCCTGTCGGCGTCCGTGCCCATGCACTACCTGCCGCACGACACCCTGCACCAGGAGCTGTCCTTCGGTGTGGTGAGTGCCACCCCTGCTCTGGCTTGAGGGTGACCAGGGAGACAGGTCCGTGGCTGACCTGCCCCTGGCCCCCCTCTCGCAGCCATATTCCCACGTGATGCCTCGGAGACTGAGCACCCAGAGATTCCGCCTGCAGCAGCCgctccccccaccgcccccgccgccgcccccacCACCATATTACCCCAGCTTCCTGCCCTACTTCCTGTAAGTACCTGCACAGCTGCTCCAGAGCTGGGGGGGTGTGTTCTCCTGGGGCCGTTAGTGGTTAGACCCTAACAGGGTCCCACAGAGGTCCCAGGGCTGCTCGAGCCCCCCTACTCCCACCCCCCAGCATCCCCAGTAGACCAGACCTGTACACTCACACTCCCCAATAGGGTCTCTGGTGTGAACAGTTCAGAGTTCTGGGCTTGGTTTCATGGTGGGAATCAGGGGAGCCCCCCAACGCCCTCTATGCCTACTGCCCTTGACCCTGGGCCCACATGCTTGTCTCCCACTAGCTCGATGCTGCCGATGTCACCAACAGCAATGGGGCCCACCATCAGCCTGGATCTTGATGTGGATGATGTGGAGATGGAGAACTATGAGGTCCCGTGGAGCCTGGTCCTGGGAAGTGGGGGCTTGGGGGACCTCCAGCCCTGGCCGCCGCTGACTCTCCCCTCCTGCCCGCGTCCAGGCTCTCCTGAATCTGGCCGAGCGGCTGGGAGACGCCAAACCCCGTGGCCTCACCAAAGCGGACATCGAGCAGCTTCCATCGTACCGCTTTCACCCGGACAGTCACCAGTCAGAGCAGACACTGTGAGTGTCCTGGCCTCCTCTTCCAGCCCCCTCCCCGAGCCTCTCTGAGCACAGATAGGTTTCTAATCTCCCGGATGGGGCTTCGTGCCCCGCCGTGAGTCTGCCCTGCCCTCAGTGTGGGGGTGACGCTCTGTGCCTCCTCCCAGGTGTGTTGTCTGCTTCAGTGATTTCGAGGCGCGGCAGCTGCTCCGGGTCCTCCCCTGCAACCACGAGTTCCACACCAAGTGTGTCGACAAGTGGTTGAAGGTAAGGTTCCCATGCTGCTcccaggtgtggggagggaggagggggactgGAGGGCTTCCCTCTGCGTCCCTTCGGCATCCAGGAGTTCTGGCTCCACTCAGGGAGCCAGGTCCCTACCAGGGAGCAGAAGAGCCTCCGATGGGATGGGGGTTGGGCGAGAGTGGAGTCTTGACATGCGGCTGCTTCTCCCAGGCCAACCGGACGTGTCCCATTTGCCGGGCCGACGCTTCCGAGGTGCCCAGGGAGGCTGAATGAGGCCCCACAGCCACCCCGGAGAACCCTGCCCAAAGTTCTGGAAACTTGGGGGCCCCAGGGAGGGCGTGGTCCCGGCCTGCCCTGCCGtttctgcctgcctctccagAGCTGGTGTCAGGGTCAGCccgagagaagcccctgcaataaGCCCCTGCATTTGCCAAGCTCCAAAGACTCCTTCCCCGTCTGCCCACCCGTCTACCCACCCGGGAGCAGCCTGAGCGCCCGCGACTCAGTTTCTCTCCTGTTTGCCCTCGGGTCTGTCTCCTTTTCCTGCCAGCACTGGGAGCCAGGGTCCATTCCCCTAGTGTGGCCGGTGGAGATCGTTGGCCCCAAGATGGGCAAAGGGGGAGCTGTCCGGGGTCGCCTGGTCTCTTGCACTGAAGTGGCATGCCCTCTGTGCAGGTGGCACTGACAGGCGTGGACAGATGGTGGCAGGAAGCCCAAGTGGGTCCTTCCGCCTTGACCCCAGGCAGACTCAGGCAGCCAGGCCGCTGTGAGGGTTGGGCTGGCTCCCTAGAGGGCCCTCAGCCCAGGCACAACATTCCGGCCGCAAGCCCAGGTTGGGGAGCATCAGAGCCAGCCTCCCAAGCAGGTGGGAGGCAGGCTCTGAGCTGAGGCAGATGGGCCCTCTGAGAGGGGAGAGTGACTTCCTGTGTTGCTGGTGGCTGCCCTCCCTGGCAGTGACGGTGCCCAGACCCGTGCCCGATCTCCCCTTTCTGTCGTTTTGCATGAACGTGAGGAGCAGCAGTTTTTGTTGATCATTTGGCCCCAAATTGCGTGTAGGATCTGAGGGTGTGGATTTTTaaacagtctttttcttttggtttaacGGGGGTATAGGGACCAACCAGGACCAAGTGCCCCGGGGGCAGGGAATGGTCCGTGCTATGCCGCCTGGCCTGCATGCATGTGCACGGCCAGGGCTGGGCCGGGTGGCTGGCGGTcgtgggtggggttggggggtctGTGCTCAGCTGATAACTGCCATGCACTGTACTGCACACGTCCCCAGAGCCTCCCGGGACCGGACGCTTTTCAGGGCATTTCTCCCTCTAGCCAGGACCTGTCTCCCACCTGCCTGGGCGTGTCTCCTCCAAGAAGTCCCAGGAGGACTAGGCCC encodes:
- the RNF44 gene encoding RING finger protein 44 isoform X1 — translated: MQPWALAVTRWAPSAPGGQRRFPAGPSSSPGQLWGSPSREGPLASPPSQDERFPSQQLPPRPAHLPVEERRASAPAGGSPRMLHPASQQSPFMVDLHEQVHQGPVPLSYTVTTVTTQGFPLPTGQHIPGCSTQQLPACSVMFSGQHYPLCCLPPPQLIQACTMQQLPVPYQAYPHLISSDHYILHPPPPAPHPQPAHMAPLGQFVSLQTQHPRMPLQRLDNDVDLRGDQHPLGSFTYSTSAPGPTLSASVPMHYLPHDTLHQELSFGVPYSHVMPRRLSTQRFRLQQPLPPPPPPPPPPPYYPSFLPYFLSMLPMSPTAMGPTISLDLDVDDVEMENYEALLNLAERLGDAKPRGLTKADIEQLPSYRFHPDSHQSEQTLCVVCFSDFEARQLLRVLPCNHEFHTKCVDKWLKANRTCPICRADASEVPREAE
- the RNF44 gene encoding RING finger protein 44 isoform X2 — translated: MQPWALAVTRWAPSAPGGQRRFPAGPSSSPGQLWGSPSREGPLASPPSQDERFPSQQLPPRPAHLPVEERRASAPAGGSPRMLHPASQQSPFMVDLHEQVHQGPVPLSYTVTTVTTQGFPLPTGQHIPGCSTQQLPACSVMFSGQHYPLCCLPPPLIQACTMQQLPVPYQAYPHLISSDHYILHPPPPAPHPQPAHMAPLGQFVSLQTQHPRMPLQRLDNDVDLRGDQHPLGSFTYSTSAPGPTLSASVPMHYLPHDTLHQELSFGVPYSHVMPRRLSTQRFRLQQPLPPPPPPPPPPPYYPSFLPYFLSMLPMSPTAMGPTISLDLDVDDVEMENYEALLNLAERLGDAKPRGLTKADIEQLPSYRFHPDSHQSEQTLCVVCFSDFEARQLLRVLPCNHEFHTKCVDKWLKANRTCPICRADASEVPREAE
- the RNF44 gene encoding RING finger protein 44 isoform X3, which codes for MLHPASQQSPFMVDLHEQVHQGPVPLSYTVTTVTTQGFPLPTGQHIPGCSTQQLPACSVMFSGQHYPLCCLPPPQLIQACTMQQLPVPYQAYPHLISSDHYILHPPPPAPHPQPAHMAPLGQFVSLQTQHPRMPLQRLDNDVDLRGDQHPLGSFTYSTSAPGPTLSASVPMHYLPHDTLHQELSFGVPYSHVMPRRLSTQRFRLQQPLPPPPPPPPPPPYYPSFLPYFLSMLPMSPTAMGPTISLDLDVDDVEMENYEALLNLAERLGDAKPRGLTKADIEQLPSYRFHPDSHQSEQTLCVVCFSDFEARQLLRVLPCNHEFHTKCVDKWLKANRTCPICRADASEVPREAE
- the RNF44 gene encoding RING finger protein 44 isoform X4; amino-acid sequence: MLHPASQQSPFMVDLHEQVHQGPVPLSYTVTTVTTQGFPLPTGQHIPGCSTQQLPACSVMFSGQHYPLCCLPPPLIQACTMQQLPVPYQAYPHLISSDHYILHPPPPAPHPQPAHMAPLGQFVSLQTQHPRMPLQRLDNDVDLRGDQHPLGSFTYSTSAPGPTLSASVPMHYLPHDTLHQELSFGVPYSHVMPRRLSTQRFRLQQPLPPPPPPPPPPPYYPSFLPYFLSMLPMSPTAMGPTISLDLDVDDVEMENYEALLNLAERLGDAKPRGLTKADIEQLPSYRFHPDSHQSEQTLCVVCFSDFEARQLLRVLPCNHEFHTKCVDKWLKANRTCPICRADASEVPREAE